In Juglans microcarpa x Juglans regia isolate MS1-56 chromosome 7D, Jm3101_v1.0, whole genome shotgun sequence, the following are encoded in one genomic region:
- the LOC121239296 gene encoding LOW QUALITY PROTEIN: extensin-2-like (The sequence of the model RefSeq protein was modified relative to this genomic sequence to represent the inferred CDS: inserted 1 base in 1 codon) has protein sequence MAIFWPRLVYAVAVFILATNVAADDDYRPYIYKSPPPPYYPYKSPLPPYYKKSPPYYNYKSPPPPSPFPHPPYIYKSPPPPSPSPPPPYIYKSPPPPSPSPPPPYIYKSPPPPSPSPPPPYVYKSPPPPSPSPPPPYIYKSPPPPSPSPPPPYIYKSPPPPSPSPPPPYVYKSPPPPSPSPPPPYIYKSPPPPSPSPPPPYIYKSPPPPSPSPPPPYIYKSPPPPSPSPPPPYVYKSPPPPSPSPPPPYIYKSPPPPSPSPPPPYIYKSPPPPSPSPPPPYIYKSPPPPSPSPPPPYIYKSPXPPSPSPPPPYIYKSPPPPSPSPPPPYIYKSPPPPSPSPPPPYIYKSPPPPSPSPPPPYIYKSPPPPSPSPPPPYIYKSPPPPSPSSPPPYIYKSPPPPSPSPPPPYIYKSPPPPSPSPPPPYIYKSPPPPSPSPPPPYIYKSPPPPSPSPPPPYIYKSPPPPSPSPPPPYIYKSPPPPSPSPPPPYIYKSPPPPSPSPPPPYIYKSPPPPSPSPPPPYIYKSPPPPSPSPPPPYIYKSPPPPSPSPPPPYVYKSPPPPSPSPPPPYVYKSPPPPSPLPPPPYIYKSPPPPSPSPPPPYVYKSPPPPSPSPPPYYYYNSPPPPAVY, from the exons ATGGCCATTTTTTGGCCTCGCCTGGTTTATGCAGTAGCAGTATTCATACTGGCCACCAATGTAGCAGCCGATGATGATTACAGGCCTTACATTTACAAGTCCCCTCCCCCGCCATACTACCCCTACAAATCACCATTACCGCCATACTATAAGAAGTCTCCACCATATTACAACTATAAGtcaccgccaccaccatcaCCATTTCCTCATCCTCCCTATATTTataaatctccaccaccaccatctccaTCACCGCCTCCACCTTACATTTACAAATCCCCTCCTCCACCATCTCCATCACCTCCTCCtccttatatttataaatcacCACCTCCTCCTTCTCCATCTCCACCCCCTCCTTACGTTTACAAGTCACCgcctcctccatctccatcaCCTCCTCCTCCATACATCTATAAATCACCGCCACCACCCTCACCATCTCCTCCACCTCCTTATATTTACAAGTCACCACCTCCACCATCTCCCTCACCTCCTCCTCCATATGTCTACAAGTCACCTCCACCTCCATCACCATCACCCCCACCTCCTTATATTTATAAGTCACcccctcctccatctccatcaCCCCCTCCTCCTTACATCTATAAATCACCGCCACCACCCTCACCATCTCCTCCACCTCCTTATATTTATAAGTCACCGCCTCCACCATCTCCCTCACCTCCCCCTCCATACGTCTACAAGTCACCACCACCTCCATCACCATCACCTCCTCCTCCTTATATTTATAAGTCacctcctcctccatctccatcaCCCCCTCCTCCCTACATCTACAAGTCACCgcctcctccatctccatcaCCTCCCCCTCCATATATCTAtaaatcaccaccaccaccctcaCCATCCCCTCCACCTCCTTATATTTACAAGTCAC CTCCACCATCTCCCTCACCTCCTCCTCCATATATCTATAAGtcaccaccaccaccctcaCCATCCCCTCCACCTCCTTATATTTACAAGTCACCCCCTCCACCATCTCCCTCACCTCCTCCTCCATACATTTACAAATCACCACCACCTCCATCACCATCACCTCCTCCTCCTTATATCTATAAATCACCGCCACCACCCTCACCATCCCCTCCACCTCCTTATATTTACAAGTCCCCTCCTCCACCATCTCCCTCATCTCCTCCCCCATACATCTACAAATCCCCACCACCTCCATCACCATCACCTCCTCCTCCTTATATTTACAAGTCACCgcctcctccatctccatcgCCACCTCCTCCCTACATCTACAAGTCACcccctcctccatctccatcaCCTCCTCCTCCATATATCTATAAATCACCGCCGCCACCCTCACCATCCCCTCCACCTCCTTATATTTACAAGTCCCCTCCTCCACCATCTCCCTCACCTCCTCCCCCATACATCTACAAATCCCCACCACCTCCATCACCATCACCTCCTCCTCCTTATATTTACAAGTCACCgcctcctccatctccatcaCCACCTCCTCCCTACATCTACAAGTCACcccctcctccatctccatcacctcctcctccatatatctataaatcaccaccaccaccgtcACCATCCCCTCCTCCTCCTTATATTTACAagtcaccaccaccaccatctccCTCACCTCCTCCTCCATACGTTTACAAATCACCACCACCTCCATCACCGTCACCACCTCCTCCATATGTTTACAAATCaccacctcctccatctccattaCCCCCTCCTCCCTACATCTACAAGTCCCCCCCTCCTCCATCACCTTCACCTCCTCCTCCTTATGTTTACaagtctccaccaccaccatcccCATCACCACCACCTTACTACTACTACAATTCCCCACCACCTCCCGCTGTATACTAA
- the LOC121238226 gene encoding protein qua-1-like, whose protein sequence is MDEDGDEDGEEDGGGDGEGCDCDSLTCDGDGDKTWDGDGDGGSDGVAGGDGGREEDKDGEWVGIGSLTCGVKKDGDIYGGFDDDGDEDGDEDVKGGRDGDEEGGSSEDVDVGGYEKEDGGVDGDGDVKGDGDRDGEGGGNGS, encoded by the coding sequence ATGGATGAGGATGGGGATGAAGATGGTGAGGAGGATGGAGGTGGAGATGGCGAAGGTTGTGATTGTGATTCATTGACATGTGATGGGGATGGGGATAAAACTTGGGATGGAGATGGGGATGGAGGTAGTGATGGAGTTGCAGGTGGGGATGGAGGTAGAGAAGAGGATAAAGATGGAGAATGGGTTGGTATTGGTTCATTGACATGTGGTGTGAAAAAGGATGGGGATATATATGGAGgttttgatgatgatggagatgaagatgggGATGAGGATGTAAAGGGAGGTAGGGATGGGGATGAAGAAGGTGGTAGTAGTGAAGATGTGGATGTGGGTGGATATGAAAAAGAAGATGGAGGTGTGGATGGGGATGGGGATGTGAAAGGAGATGGAGACAGAGATGGAGAAGGTGGTGGCAATGGCTCATAG
- the LOC121238225 gene encoding vegetative cell wall protein gp1-like, whose amino-acid sequence MANLWLYLVYALGLFLLATNVVAAIDEPYFVHSPPPNQIRRPPITVPNPLPPFDNHRQPPPPSPYYKKSPPPPPSRRKSPPPPPPYYNKSPPPPPHHQHLKSPPPYNKKSPPPPPHNSQNSLPPPQLDSQNSPPLPPYVSKSPPPPSSSPPPLSTPTPTPTPSSSPSSSLSPSNEPPLQPSPSPFPSIPLSSAPSSSLSPSTSLLPPPSSSLSPSISPLLVNETLPPPSSSPSLSPSSSSLPSNEPLPPPSPSPFPSIPLSPTPSSSISPSTFPLRPPTLSPSISPSPINEPLPPPSPSLSPTPSSSSLPGNKPILPPSLSPFSSTPLSLTPSSSLSPSTFPLPPPFLSPSISRSPVNEPLPPSSSPSPGNEAPLAPSPSPSTPISLNPSSS is encoded by the coding sequence ATGGCCAATCTATGGCTTTATCTGGTCTATGCATTGGGATTGTTCTTGTTAGCCACCAATGTAGTAGCAGCCATTGACGAGCCTTATTTTGTCCACTCTCCACCTCCTAACCAAATAAGACGACCACCAATAACAGTCCCAAACCCACTTCCACCATTCGACAATCATAGGCAACCACCTCCACCATCACCATATTACAAGAAGTCTCCTCCACCACCCCCAAGTCGTCGTAAATCCccgccacctccaccaccatacTACAATAAgtctcctccaccaccaccacaccaTCAACATCTTAAGTCTCCACCACCATACAATAAGAAGTcgcctccaccaccaccacataATTCCCAAAACTCCCTTCCTCCACCACAGCTAGATAGCCAAaattctcctcctcttcctccttatGTTTCTAAATCTCCCCCgccaccatcatcatcacctcCCCCTCTttcaactccaactccaactccaactccatcATCATCTCCATCATCATCCTTATCACCTAGCAATGAACCACCATTACAACCTTCTCCATctccattcccatccatacctCTATCTTCAGCTCCATCCTCTTCTCTATCCCCATCTACATCCTTGCTACCACCACCGTCTTCATCTCTATCTCCATCTATATCCCCATTACTTGTCAATGAGACACTGCCAccaccttcttcatctccttccctGTCACCATCTTCATCCTCATTACCTAGCAATGAACCACTACCACCACCTTCTCCATctccattcccatccatacctCTATCTCCAACTCCATCCTCTTCCATATCTCCATCTACATTCCCACTACGACCACCAACTCTATCTCCATCTATATCCCCATCACCTATCAATGAGCCACTGCCACCACCTTCTCCATCACTTTCCCCTACACCATCCTCATCCTCATTACCTGGCAACAAACCAATACTACCACCTTCTCTATCTCCATTCTCATCCACACCTCTATCCCTAACTCCATCTTCTTCCTTATCTCCATCTACATTCCCACTACCACCACCATTTCTATCTCCATCTATATCCCGATCACCTGTCAATGAGCCATTGCCACCATCTTCATCCCCATCACCTGGCAATGAAGCACCTCTAGCACCTTCTCCTTCTCCATCAACACCTATATCTCTAAATCCATCTTCTTCT
- the LOC121238228 gene encoding basic proline-rich protein-like: MAIPVSTVSSESAFSTGGQVLGPFRSSLSPRTVEALVCTQNWLRDPIPIDLRASLDNIESFEAELEPPPPPSHRKSPPPPPPYYNKSPPLPPPPSSPPQPRYKCPPPPLPSPPTPRNKSPPPPPPLSPPLPRNKSPPPPLPSPPPPRNKSPPPPPLSPPSTDNKSSLPPTPSPSPPHNKSPPPPPLYPTPPRNKSPPPPPPSPPPPRNKSPPPPLASSPPPSNKSPPPSPPSPSPPRNKSPPPPPPSPPPPHNKSPPPPPPSPPSSHKKSPPPPPPSPPPPGNKSPPPPPPPPPSPLSPRNKSPPPPPTSSSPPRNKSPPPPPPSPPAPRNKSPPPPPASSPPPSNKSPPPSPPSPSPPRNKSPPPPPPPSPPPPHNKSPPPPPPSPPPSHKKSPPPPPPSPPPPRNKSPPPPPASPPPPSNKSPPPPPPSPPPTRNKSPPPPSPSPPPPRNKSPPPPPPASPPPPRNKSLPPLPPSPPPPRNKSPLPPPASPLPPLNKSPPPPLPSPLPPCNKSPPPPPPSPPPTRNKSPPPPPPSPPPPRNKSPPPPPASPPPPRNKSPPPLTPSPPPPPIYKTPPPPPPSPPPPHNKSPPPPLPSPPPPRNKSPPPPPPFPPPPHNKSPPPTLSSPPPPRYKSPPPPSGSSPRT, from the exons ATGGCCATTCCTGTTTCTACTGTTTCTTCTGAGTCAGCCTTCAGTACAGGGGGTCAGGTGCTTGGCCCATTTCGTAGTTCACTATCTCCAAGAACAGTCGAGGCACTTgtttgtacacaaaattggtTGAGGGATCCAATACCCATTGATCTTCGTGCCTCCTTGGATAATATTGAAAGCTTTGAGGCGGAATTGG aacctccaccaccaccaagtCATCGTAAATCCccgccacctccaccaccatacTACAATAAGTCTCCTCCTCTACCACCACCTCCTTCATCTCCTCCCCAACCCCGTTACAAGTGTCCACCACCACCTCTTCCATCTCCTCCCACACCTcgtaacaaatctccaccaccaccgcCTCCTCTATCTCCTCCCCTACCccgtaacaaatctccaccaccacctctgccatctcctcccccaccccgtaacaaatctccaccaccacctcctctaTCTCCTCCCTCAACCGATAACAAATCTTCACTACCACCTACTCCGTCTCCTTCTCCACcccataacaaatctccaccaccacctcctctaTATCCTACTCCACCTCGTAACAaatctcctccaccacctcctccatctcctcccccaccccgtaacaaatctccaccaccacctctgGCATCTTCTCCCCCACCCagtaacaaatctccaccaccatctcctccatctccttcCCCACCCCGTAACaagtctccaccaccacctcctccatctcctcctccaccccataacaaatctccaccaccacctccgccatctcctccctcatcacataaaaaatctccaccaccacctcctccatctcctcccccacccggtaacaaatctccaccaccacctccaccacctccaccatctCCTCTCTCACCccgtaacaaatctccaccaccacctcctacATCTTCTTCCCCACCCCGTAACaagtctccaccaccacctcctccatctcctcccGCACCccgtaacaaatctccaccaccacctccggCATCTTCTCCCCCACCCagtaacaaatctccaccaccatctcctccatctccttcCCCACCCCGTAACaagtctccaccaccaccacctcctccatctcctcctccaccccataacaaatctccaccaccacctcctccatctcctcctccatcacataaaaaatctccaccaccacctcctccatctcctcccccaccccgtaacaaatctccaccaccacctccggcgtctcctcctccacccagtaacaaatctccaccaccacctcctccatctcctccccCAACCCGTAACaagtctccaccaccaccttctccatctcctcctccaccccgtaacaaatctccaccaccaccacctccggcatctcctcccccaccccgTAACAAATCTCTACCACCACTTCCAccatctcctcccccaccccgTAACAAATCCCCACTGCCACCTCCGGCATCTCCGCTCCCACCCcttaacaaatctccaccaccacctcttcCATCTCCTCTCCCACCCtgtaacaaatctccaccaccacctcctccatctcctccccCAACCCGTAACaagtctccaccaccacctcctccatctcctcccccaccccgtaacaaatctccaccaccacctccggcatctcctcccccaccccgtaacaaatctccaccaccacttacaccatctcctcccccacccc CTATTTACAAAACGCCgccaccacctcctccatctcctcccccaccccataacaaatctccaccaccacctttgccatctcctcccccaccccgtaacaagtctccaccaccacctcctccattTCCTCCCCCACcccataacaaatctccaccaccaaCTCTGTCATCTCCGCCTCCACCTCGCTACAAATCTCCACCTCCACCATCAGGCTCATCTCCTCGTACTTAA